Below is a genomic region from Helicobacter ibis.
TTTTAATGCTAATACATAACTTAGATTGTTTAGATGAGGGAATGGGTGGGTTGCATCAACTGCAATGGGGACTATAATCGGATATAAATGGTTTAAAAAATAATCTTGCAATTCTTCCTTTTGCTTTTTATCGGCTTCTTTATAATCTTTTATTAAAAGCCCTTCTTTACTTAGTGATTCTTTTATTTCATAGTAGCAAGATTCTAGTAGTTTTTGTTCTTTGTTTATATAGTTTCTTATTTCATCTAGTTGTTCTTTTGGAGTTAAGCCATCTGCACTGCTTTCTGCGATTCCTGCTGTATATAGTCTCTTTAGCCCTGCAACTCTAACCATGTAAAATTCATCTAAATTAGTCCCATAAATTGCAATAAATTTTAGTCTCTCAAGCAATGGATTATTTTTGTTTTGTGCTTCGCTTAATACTCTTGTGTTGAATCTTAACCATGATAGTTCTCTATTTATGAAATTACTTGTTTGATTTAATGATTTTGCCGTTGCCATATCCACCCCTAAAATTAAAACTAAAATTTAAGATTATATAAATAATCTCTTAAATGAAGCTTCTATGGTTTAAGTTGTATTAGTGTATGATTTCCAAAAATCATTATGGAGTTTTTAATGAAACTTGACTATAAGGATTCAGGTGTCAATATACAAGAAGGTAATGAGCTTGTAGAGAATTTAAAAGAAGTAGTAAAAAAGACATTTAATAATCAAGTAATAGGTGGAATTGGTTCATTTAGCGGTGCTTACGCCATGCCTAGTGGATATAAAGAACCTGTGATGTTAGCTGCTACAGATGGAGTTGGCACAAAGCTAAAGTTAGCAATACAAGCAAACAAGCTCAATACAATAGGAATCGACTTGGTTGCTATGTGTGTGAATGACCTTATTTGTAATTTTGCAGAACCATTATTCTTTTTAGATTATTATGCAACTGGGAAGCTTGATAAAAACAGGGCATTAGAAGTGATAAAAGGTATAGCATCTGGTTGCATGGAAGCAGAATGTGCTCTAATAGGTGGTGAGAGTGCAGAGATGCCTGGAATTTATAGTGATAATGATTTTGATTTGGCTGGGTTTGCTGTTGGTGTAGCTGAAAGAGAGATTGTAGAGAGAGAGAATAATCTAAAAAGCGGAGATGTAGTAATCGCTCTAAGTAGTAGTGGAATCCACTCAAATGGGTATTCTCTAGTTAGAAAAATAATAGAGACAAATAATATTGATATATATTCTAAATTTGGAGATTCCACGCTAATAGATTCACTGCTTACTCCTACAAAAATTTATGTAAAAACATTTAAAAAAATCTCCAAAAACATAAAGGCTCTAGCACATATTACAGGTGGTGGATTGATTGAGAATATCCCTAGAATCTTGCCTAAGAATCTTGATTGCTATATTTTTGAAAAAGATATACAAAAGTTGCCTATTTTTGAATTTTTAGAACAATATATTAAAGATAATGATAAATATAGAACATTTAATATGGGCGTTGGAATGGTGCTTGTATGCAGTAAAGAAAATGTAGATTCAGTCTTAAAAGATAGTGGTGGTTATATTTTAGGCGAGATAAAAGAGGGAAGCAGTCGTGTTGCGTTTGTTTAATATATAAGATTATGGTAGAATGCAAAGCTAAATGAAACTAAAAATTGAGTGGGGCAATGATAAGAGGTATCATAAATTTTTTTAAGGTTTATCCTTTACCAATTTTCGTTCTTCTTTTAACATTTGCTATTTATTATTCTATTTTTGAAGTTGTTAGAAATAGTGATAATAATGGAAGCAGAGCTGTTACCGAAGAGGAATCTATGATGTCTCAAAACTCTGATGCAAATGCTACAAAAATAACGACAATAACACCTGATCACATACCACAATTAATACCTCAATTGCCAGAGGATGATGTGCAACTTGCACAAAAGAATAATGATTATCTAAGCTCTAAAGTAAAATCGCTAAATATTAGAGAACTACCAAATGCTAATTCAAATATAGTTGGAAAACTAACGCCTAGTATAAGAGTTGTGATACTAGAGGATTTAGGAGAATGGGTAAAAGTAGGAATGGATAATGGAAATGTTGGGTTTGTTGTTAAAGCTTATACAAAGCTTGTGGAATCTCCATTGCTAGAAACTCAAACAAAGCCTAAAGTAAAAATATCACTTGACAATAAAGAATTATATACATCTTCTGTGCCTAGATTAAATATTAGAGAACTACCAAATGCTAATTCAAATATAGTTGGAAAACTAACGCCTGATATAAAAGTTGTGATATTAGAGGATTTAGGAGAGTGGGTAAAAATAGGCAGTGATGTTGAGCTTGGGTTTGTGTTAAAAAGATTCTTGAAGTTGGCTAATTTTAATGAAGAACTTTTAGAGCAAGAAGACTTATTTACTTCAATGGTGCCTAGATTAAATGTTAGAGAAAATCCAAGCGTAGAATCTGTAATACTAGATAAATTAACACCTGAAGATAGGGTGCAAATAATACAAGAAGAAGGCGAGTGGGCGAAGATTTCTGGCACTAAAAATGGCTGGGTTGTTAAGCGTTCTTTAAAGAGATTGTAATGCAATTTGCAGTTGTTGGAAATCCTATATCGCATTCTTGCTCTCCATTATTACATAATAGTGCCTTTATTGATTTAGGAATTAGAGGTGCTTATGGTAGGTATTTATTAGATGAATCTAAGAATTTTTCTGCTTTGAAGGAGCTAGGATTAAATGGTGCAAATATAACAATCCCATTTAAAGAAGTCGCCTTTAATAATTGTGATTTTGTGCATGGAATCGCACAAAAAATTGGCGTTGTAAATACAATTATCTTTAAAAATTCTAAGCTTCATGGCTATAACACAGATGCAGATGGGTTTTTTATGAGTTTAGACAATGAAGTAAAGAGTGCATTAATAATAGGTGCAGGTGGCTCTTCAAAAGCACTAGCACATATATTAAAAGATAATAATATTAAAATAACCATTATTAATCGTTCAAAGGATAGATTGGAGAGTTTTATAAAAAGTGGTTTTGAATCTTATGCGTTTGAAGATTATATTCACACTCCACATGATGCAATAATAAATACAACTCCTTCAAGTTTAAATAAGATTCTACCTATGGATAAAAGTAGTTTGCAAAAGATTTTTGAATCTGCAAAGATAGCTTATGATTTGCTGTATGGAATAGAATCTCCATTTTTAAGACTGGCACACACTATGAGGCTAAAGACTAAAGATGGCAAAGAAATGCTTGTAAATCAGGCTATCTTGGCATTTGAAATTTTTATGGATAGATTTTGTGTGAAATATGACAAGAAAGCCCTAAGAGATAGTATGTATAAGGCTTCATTATTGTTTTGAGTTTATTATTGTTAGCATATCTTTTATGGCTTGCTCTAATCCTGTAAATATTGCACGAGAAATTATGCTATGACCTATATTTAGCTCTGTTATTTCTTCTATATTCAGTATTGGCTCTATGTTGTTGTAGTTTAGCCCATGACCTGCTGCTACTTCTAGTTTTAATTCCTTAGCTATTTTTGCTGCTTCTTGTATATCTATTAGACTATTATTTAGCCCTTCTTGTAGTTCTAGTCTTAATTTTGATAGCTCATTTATTGTATTGTGTGTGCGTGGTAGATTAGAAAATAGCATTAAATGCAAGTTAGCATAAAGCCCAGTATGAATCTCTACCATATCAGCACCAAGTTTGGCACATTGCTCAACGCAATTACAATCTATAAAAAGCGATACTTCAGTGCCCACTTTGTGAAAATCATCGATTATTTTTTGTATTGTCGAGCTATTATTTTTTATATTTAATCCACCCTCTGTTGTTAGTTCTTTTCTTTTTTCTGGGACTAGAGTTATTCTGTGTGGTGCAATTTTTAGTAGGTATTTAATTATGTTTTCATTAATTGAAGTCTCTACATTTAGCGGAAGGAATGAAGAGTTTGCAATTTTTAAGACATCATCATCATGTATATGTCTTCTATCTTCTCTTAAGTGGATTGTGATTTGATATGCACCGGCTCTTTTTGCTATAAATACTGCTTCAAGTGGGTCTGGTTCATTTATCCCCCTTGCTTCTCTTAGTGTTGCTATGTGGTCTATATTTACTCCAAGTTTCATTGTGTCCTCCTATTGGAATTATGTGCATATTTTGTTAGGATTGTAGCTAAGATTCTATAAAAAAGGTTTTATTGTGGTTATGGTGTTTGATTGTGAGACGATCCCTGATGTCTTGCTTATTAAGTCGTGTTTGAAAGAAGAGTTTAAGAGTAGGAATATTGAATTTACAAGCGATTATGAAATAAGCAAAAATGCAATGCAGATTCAAAAAGAAATTAGTGGAAGCGAGTTTTTGCCATTGCCATATCATAAGATAGTTTCGATTTCTGCTGTATTTTGCGATGATTATGGTAATTTTAAAAAAGTAGGAAGCTTTAGTGCTATTGATGAAAATAGAGAAGAATCTTTAATTAAGGCATTTTTTGATTATCTAAATAATCATCAGCCAAAGTTAGTAAGTTTTAATGGTAGAAATTTTGATATTCCTGTATTGCTACTTAGAGCTATGAAATATAAAATACAAGCTGAATCTTATTTTGAGATAGAAAATCAAAAATATAATAAAAATAAATGGGACAATTATAGACAGAGATATAGCGAGAGATTTCATACAGATTTGTTTGATGTTTTGAGTAATTATTCTTTTGCTAGGGGTTTGAAGCTCGATGTGGTAGCAAACTTACTTGATTTTCCCGGCAAATATGATGTAAGTGGTGATATGGTGTTGGATTTGTATTATGATGACAATTTAGACAAAATTGACGAATATTGTCAAAGCGATGTTTTGAATACTTATGGTGTGTATTTAAATTATGAGCTATTGCAGGGGAATTTATCTTTAGATGATTATAGAGAGATATTAGATTCTTGGCGAAAGTTATTACCAAAAGATAAAGCATATTATAGAATCTTTTTTGATAAAATTTCTGCACAGCTTAATTAAGGGAAATATATGCTTTCAAGAGAAATAGTTCAATTTAGCGAAATGAGACATGAGATTCGTGCTTATTTGTGTTTTTTGCTACAAAAAAATATAGCAAATAATCTTCCACATATAGAACTAAATAAAATAATAGAAGGACTTCATAAGGTAAGCTCTGAAGTGAAAATTTTTGAGCTTTTGTATGTGCTAGATTCTAGTGGGAATCTTGTTTTTGATGCTATTTCGCCTGATAGTAGCATAGACTATAAAAAGGGGCAAAACCATAATGACAGATCATATTTTCATCGCTCCATAAAAGAGAAGCAGTCAATTCTAACAGATCCGTATCCATCAAGTGCTAGTGGAAACTTGGTAGTAACAATATCGTATCCACTATATAACAACAAAGGTGAATTAGTATATGTTGTATGTATGGATATTCCGCTTGATAAGACTGCTTTGCTTGTTAAGCCGATGCCACTTTTTGGCTTTTTTGTTGGGTTTAGAAAATTTATCTATTTTGTAGTATCAGTTGCGTTGTTTTTTGTTAGTTTGCTATTGTTAGTTCGAGGTAGTTTTAGTATATTGGATTCTGTTGATAATTTTATGTTTTTTGATATACAAGATGTTTTTGAGGCGACTATTTTAATCACGCTATCATTGGCTATTTTTGATTTGGTTAGAGCTATATTTGAAGAGGAAGTCTTAGGTAGGCAAAAGTCTCAAGATTCCAAAATGGTTCATAAGACAATGATAAGATTCTTGGGTTCTATTGTTATTGCTTTGGCTATTGAGGCTTTGATGTTGGTGTTTAAATTTACTATTATTGAGCCTGAAAAGTTAATCTATGCTGTATATTTAATAGGCGGAGTAACATTGCTTTTAGTTGGACTTTCATTATATATGAGGTTTGCTACAAATTTAAAGAGAGATGATTGATGTTTGGTATTGTAAATTATAATGTTGGAAATTTAGCAAGTGTGCAAAATGCATTAAAAAAAGCCGGAGTAGATGCAATAATCGAATCTAATCCAAGTAAGTTAAAAGAATACGATAAGCTTCTTCTTCCTGGGGTTGGTGCATTTGGAGATGCAATGGAGCATTTAAGAGATTCTGGTATGTTTGAATCTATACTAGAATATACAAAGAGTGGAAAGTATTTGCTTGGTATTTGTCTTGGAATGCAAATTTTGTTTGAAAAGAGTTGTGAGTTTGGTGAGAATCTTGGGCTTGGACTGATAGAAGGAGAAATAACGCAAATACCAAAAAGCAGTAACGAGATAAAAATACCTCATGCAGGTTGGAATCTAGTGAGTAAAGTTAGGGATAGTGCCTTGCTAGATGGGCTTAATGATAGGGAGTATTTATATTTTACACATAGCTATTGTGTTAGAGATTTAAAGCATGCACTTTGTGTTACAGAATATGGCGTGAAATTTTCTAGCATTGTAAATAAAGATAATATATTTGGGATTCAGCCACACCCTGAAAAATCACATGATGTAGGCATTAAAATCCTGCAAAATTTTATTAAGTTGAGATAGATATGCAAATAATTCCAGCAATAGATTTAAAAGATAAAAACGCAGTAAGGCTAAGTCAAGGCAAAATGGATAGTGTAAAAATATATAGCACAAATCCGGTTGAGTTAGCATTGTCGTTTATGGACATGGGTGCTAGTTATTTGCATATTGTGGATTTAGATGGTGCAATACATGGAAGCCCAAAGAATCTAGAAGTAATAGCACAAATAGCAAAAGACACAAGGCTAAAGATTCAAGTAGGTGGTGGGATTCGTAATGAAGAGACTATTTGTAAATACTTAGAACTTGGGGTGCATAGGGTTATTTTAGGGTCTATTGCATTAAGTAATCCGCAGTTTGCAAAGGAAATGGCTGATAAATATAAAATAATAATAGGTATAGATGCTAAAGATGGTTATGTAGCTACACAAGGGTGGGACAAACAAGAAGATATCTTGGCAGTTAGTTTTGCTAAAGAATTTAAAGATAGCAATATAGAAGCAATAATATGTACTGATATTGCAAGAGATGGTATGTTAAATGGTGTCAATGTAGAATTCACAAAAGAAATAGCGAAAAATAGTGGAAAATTTACCATTGCCAGTGGTGGTTTGTCATCTCAAAGTGATGTTGATGAGTTATATAAATCACATGTAGATGGTGTAATTGTGGGTAAAGCATTTTATGAGAATAAATTAGATTTAAAAATGCTATTTTGTAAATATTTAGATTAGTAATTTGTGTGTTTATCATAAAAATTTGTAATTTTATTGTAAGACATGGATATTTATGATATCATGTCAAACTTTATTATCTTAAAAATTATTAAGTTTATTTTATAAGGAGCCTACCTTGAAAATGGTTGTTGTTGATGATAGTTCAACTATGAGAAGGATTATAAAAAATACATTGGCTAGACTTGGTTATGAAGATATTCTAGAGGGAGAGAATGGCGTTGAAGGTTGGGAGAAGATGGATTCAAATCCTGATGTTAAAGTTCTCATCACTGACTGGAATATGCCAGAAATGAATGGCTTGGACTTGGTAAAAAAAGTTAGAGCTGATGATAGATTCAAAGATATACCAATAATTATGGTTACAACAGAAGGTGGAAAGACAGAAGTTATAACAGCTCTTAAGGCAGGTGTTAATAACTATATCGTTAAACCATTTACTCCTCAAGTCCTAAAAGAAAAGTTGGAAGTTGTTCTTGGCGTTAATGACTAATTATGGATTCTCTTTATAATTGCCTAGCTATAGAAGCAGATAAGTTTTTATGGCTCTTTATAGATAAAGCCATGGAATTGACTGGAGAGGCAATAGAAGAGGTTGAGGGTGGCTTTATTGTACGAACCACACAAGATGTCGAAAAAATAGAGCAGAATCTAAGGGAATTTCTACAATATCTACAACAAACTTTTGGCGAAACAATTACCCTAAAGACCAAGATAACACAAGAAGAAAATAAAGATTGGATTTGCAACTATAAAAATTCGGTTCAACCGGTGCTATGTGGTAGGTTCTATATAAGACCATCATGGCATGATAGCTTAAACAATGATGAGATTATAGATATAATAGTTGATCCAGCTTTAGCATTTGGTAGTGGTCATCATGGTAGCACCTATGGTTGCTTGATTGCGTTAAGTAGTATTGATTTAGTAGGCAAGAATCTTGTTGATGTTGGTTGTGGTAGCGGTATTTTATCTATTGCAGCTAAGAAAGCAGGTGCTAATGTTTGGAGTTGCGATACTGATAGTATAGCAGTAGAATCTACTAAGGATAATGCTTCTAAGAATAACCTACAAATAGATAATGTATGGGAAGGCACTTTAACAACTATGAGTTGCAATAATGTTAAGTTTGATGTCATTGTTGCAAACATATTAGCAGATATAATAGTAACAATACCATTTGAAAAGTATATAAAAAAGGGTGGCATATTGATACTATCTGGGATACTGGAACAATATATACAAAAGGTTTTAGATAGATTTGATAATTTTAAAAAACTCTCTTGTGAAATTAATGATGAATGGGCTACAATAATACTACAACTTAATTAAGGAATTTAAATGCAAAAACAGAATAACGAGAACAATGACAAAAAACAAAATAATTTTTTTAATCAGAATCCACTTTTAGTATTTGCCATTTTTGCAATCATCGCTATTGTTGTGTTTAAGTTTATTTCTCCAGTCGGAGATGCTTCAAATAGACTTAGTGGGGCAAGTTCTACAAAAAATATCAATTATTATGAATTAAAAAAATTAATAGAAAATAAAGAAGTGGATTTTGTAGCTATTGGTCAAAGTGTGTTGAAGGCTACTTCAAATACAAATGGCACAAAGACTATATATGTTACACAAAGAGTGAATCCAGATAATACGCTAATACCGCTACTAGATGAAAAGGGAGTGGAATATACAGGTTATAGCGAGAGTAATTGGCTTAGTGATATGCTATTTGGCTGGGTGTTGCCTATATTTATTTTCTTTGCGATTTGGATGTTTTTGGCATCAAGAATGCAAAAGAATATGGGAAATGGAATTTTGGGCATTGGTAGTTCAAAAAAGTTAGTAAATGCTGAAAAGCCTAATGTAAAGTTTGATGACATGGCTGGTAATGTTGAGGCTAAAGATGAGGTTGTGGAAATTGTAGATTTTTTAAAGAATCCAGATAGATATGCTGCACTTGGCGCTAAGATTCCAAAGGGTGTTTTATTAGTTGGTCCTCCGGGAACTGGTAAGACATTGCTAGCAAAGGCTGTTGCAGGTGAGGCAAATGTTCCATTCTTTTCTGTTAGTGGAAGTAGTTTTATTGAGATGTTTGTAGGTGTTGGTGCAAGTAGAGTTAGAGATTTGTTTGAAAATGCAAAAAAAGAAGCACCTAGCATAATTTTTATAGATGAGATTGATGCAATCGGTAAGAGTAGAGCTGCAGGTGGAATGATTAGTGGGAATGATGAAAGAGAACAAACTTTAAATCAGCTTTTAGCAGAAATGGATGGGTTTAATTCTGATTTATCTCCTGTTATTGTTCTTGCTGCTACAAATAGACCAGAAGTGCTTGATCCAGCGTTGCTTAGACCTGGTAGATTTGATAGACAAGTGTTGGTTGATAAGCCAGACTTTGAAGGAAGAATCGAAATATTAAAGGTTCATATAAAAAATATTAAGTTAGCAAAAAATGTTGATTTGTTTGAAGTATCAAAATTAACTGCTGGACTTGCTGGTGCTGATTTAGCTAATATAGTTAATGAAGCTGCACTACTTGCAGGTAGAAATGCTAAAAAAGAGGTCGAACAGAGTGATTTCTTAGAGGCAGTTGAGAGGGGTATTGCAGGTTTAGAAAAAAAATCAAGGAGAATCTCACCAAAAGAAAAGAAAATAGTTGCATACCATGAGAGTGGTCATGCGTTAATTGCCGAGATTACAAAAGGTGCAAAAAAAGTAACCAAAGTATCAATAATCCCTAGAGGTTTAGCTGCACTTGGGTATACGCTAAATACCCCTGAAGAAAATAAATATTTAATGCAAAAGCATGAGCTTTTAGCTGAAGTTGATGTGTTGCTTGGAGGCAGGGCTGCAGAGGCTGTGTTTTTAGGAGAGATTTCAACTGGTGCTAGTAATGATTTAGAGAGAGCAACTGATATAATTAAAGCTATGGTTAGTTATTATGGAATGACTGATGTTGCTGGGCTTATGGTGCTAGAAAAACAAAGAAATGTGTTTTTAAATGGTGGTTTAGGTAGCTCTAGAGAGTATAGCGAAGAGATGGCTCAAAAGATGGATTCTTATATAAGAGATATTCTAAATGAGAGATTTGAAGCGGTTAAATCATCTCTTGAGACATATAGGGAAGCTATTGAGGATATAGTTAAGGAATTATTTGAAAAAGAAAATATAGATGGCGATAAGGTAAGAGAGATAATCGCAAACTATGAAGAGAAAAATAATTTACCTACAAAGCTAGTTAAAAGTGAAGAACAAGAAGAAGCATAAGGAATAAGAATGGATACTAGATTGCAAATGGTGACACAAGATGGTTTTAAGTTTATAATAGTTAGCTTAATTGCCTATGTGCTTTTTAGTTTGCTATCACTTAATAGTCTAGCTATTATCAGTATTATTGTTGCTTGTGTTGGAGTTTATTTTTATAGGAATCCAGAGCGGGTATGCAATGATGATTCTAAGGACAATATAGTATCCCCAGTCGATGGAAAAATAAAAGACATAATACAAGAAGAAAATAAAATTACTTTAGTTGTATCAAAGCCAATTTGCTTTTGTGGGTTAATTAGAATGCCTTTTAGAGGGTATGTAAAAAAAGCAAAAAAGATTCATGGACTTTGTAATGCTGATAGTATTACTGGAGAGAGAATATATATTGACTTTAAACATGAAAATGATACAGATTTTATGAAATTAATAATATATCCTAGGATATTTTCTCAAGTTAATTTTTATGGTGATGATTCTATTTGTAGAATAGCAAATAGAGTTGGATTTTTGCTTGATGGTAAAGTTTTTATAACAATTTCCAATATAAACTTAAAAGTATCAGTTGGAGATATGTTATATGCAGGTATTAGCTCTATTGGAAGTTTAAACAATGAAAATTAATCCACTCTATATACTGCCAAATTTATTTACTGGAGCTAGTATATATCTTGGAATCCTTAGCGTATCTTATGCGTTTTTGGGTAGATTCGAACTTGCTTGTTGGCTTGTATTGATTAGTCTAATTTTTGATGGATTAGATGGAAGAGTTGCAAGGCTTACTGGCACTACGAGTAAGTTTGGTGTAGAGTTTGATTCATTGGCTGATATTATTGCATTTGGTGTTGCACCGGCTATGATTTTGTTTTTTTATATTGGTTTTTCTTATGGTAAGTTAGGAATCGCAATTTCTGGTTTATATGTTGTATTTGGTGCTATTAGACTTGCAAGATTTAATGTTAGCACAGGAAATAGTGAGCCAAATGTTTTTATAGGGTTGCCAATACCTGCTGCTGCTGTGTTTATAGTTAGTTGGTTAATGTGTGAGATGGTATTTGCAAAATTATATCCGGAGTATTCCAAAGAATTCTTATTTATTCTTATGATATGTGTGCTTTTAATAGGATTGCTTATGGTTAGCAATATAAGGTATCCAAGTTTTAAAAAGATTAACTTTTACAACATTAGCTTTGGTAAAATCATAGTGTTTTTGATGATGTTTTTAGCGGTGTTGTTTATTTATCCGATTTATACTGTTGTTTCTTTAATTACTGCTTATGTATTTTTTGGACCTTTAAGGGCAGGTTATTATATTTTCTTTAAAAAAACAATTAAGTAATATTTTTTTGTTTTTGTTTTGTTAATTTTTCCATAATATACTTTATATTATTGTTTTTAAAGGGTGTAATATGGAATTTAAATTTAAACAAGCAAATAGTATTGATTATAAAAGTGTAACTCCAGAGTATCTGTTTAATGAAAGAAGAAGATTTTTGAAACTTGGTGTTGGCGGAATAGTGGGAGTATTGAGTGTAGATTCTTTGCTTGCCGATATTGCTAGAGAACTTAAATATAAAAGTATGTCAAAAGATGAGATGTTAAAGCTTAATGGTGAGGTTTTACATTTAACAAGCGAAGAGCTAGCAACTAGCTATAATAATTTCTATGAATTTGGATACTCAAAATCAGATCCTAAAAAGAAAGGCGATTCTTTAAAGGTTAGTCCTTGGGAGATAAGCATTGAGGGCGAAATTAAAAACCCAATGAAAATAGAGCTTGAAAACTTAATATCAAAAGTAAATTTGGTAGAGAGGGTTTATAGATTCCGATGCGTTGAGGCTTGGAGCATGGTTGTGCCATGGATTGGTTTTGAGTTAAGAGAGCTTATTAAGATGGTAGAGCCAACAAAAAAGGCAAAATATATACAATTTACAACTTTATATGATCCAGAGCAATTTCCTATGCAAGGTGGATTCTTTGGTTTAAACATTGGTAGAAATGCTAGTTTTTTAGATTTCCCATATAAAGAGTGCTTGAGACTTGATGAAGCGATGCACCCATTAACACTACTGGCAGTTGGCATGTATAAAAAGAGGTTGTTGCCACAAAATGGTGCTCCTATAAGATTGGTTGTGCCTTGGAAGTATGGCTATAAAATGATCAAATCAATAAATAAAATTGAATTTTTAGAAGAGCAACCAATTTCTACATGGGAGGCGGAGAATCCAAAGGAATATGGATTTTATGGCAATGTAGATCCGGAGGTGTCTCACCCACGATGGTCGCAAAGCAGTGAGAGAGTAATAGGACAAAGAGGTAGAATTCCTACGCTATATCTAAATGGATATGCAAAAGATGTCGAGCATTTATATGCTGGGCTTGATAGAACAAAGCTATACTAGGAATTTATTTGAAAAGAGCAATAGAATATATAGCATTAATTGCAATTTTATATGTTTCATGGGAATTGGTCTTAGCAGTTGAATCTTATAAAATAGGCGATTTTTCAGATCCTGTAGCTAGTTTATACTTTTATAGTGGTTGGATTAGCGTTTTATGTTTGTCATTATCTTTTGTAATTTGTAATAAGCTTAAGAGATTTTGTGGATTGCTTGGATTTATCTTTGCTATCATTCACATTGGAATCTTTTTAATAATTGATTTTAACTTTGATTTTGATTTAATATTTCAAGATTTAAAAAGTAAATATTACTTATATTTTGGCATTGCAAGTTTTTTATTTTTTGCATGTTGTGCATCGTTGTTTGGTGTTTTTAGGTTTGTTTATTATTGTATTTATGGAGCATTATTTTTTGCTATTTTGCATATATTTTTTATACAGAAATTAATAACGATAAACTATGCAATTTCACTTTGTGTATTGACTTGTCTTGGAGTATTTAAGCTCTATAAGAGCGTTAAATAATTTATTTTATTCTTAATTATGTTTTGATAGAATCTTTGGTTTATTTTTGAATTAAGGTGATGATAATGGGAGATATTTTATTGGTGTTACAATTTATTTTAGCAATTGTAATTACGCTTGTAGTGTTATTGCAAAAGAGTGCCAATATGGGATTTAGTAGCTATAGTGGTAGCAATGATGGATTGTTTGGTGCTAGAGGTCCGGCTGGTTTTTTGGCTAAACTAACATTTTTTATGGGATTTTTATTTGTTATGAATACTATAGCTTTAGGATACATATATATGCAAGATTCTAAAAAATCAATCACAGATAATATTCAAATTCCAGTTAGTGTTCCACAAAATATAGATAATAATTCTAGTGCAGTAAGTGTCCCACAATCTCCTAAAATACCGGATACTAAAGAAGATACTAATACAACAAAATAAGGGAATATTATGGAATTACAAGATATTTATAATCACACTAAAGAAGCAATGGATAAGAGTATAGAGGCTATGAAGCGTGATTTTGGGACATTGCGTAGTGGTA
It encodes:
- the pssA gene encoding CDP-diacylglycerol--serine O-phosphatidyltransferase; translation: MKINPLYILPNLFTGASIYLGILSVSYAFLGRFELACWLVLISLIFDGLDGRVARLTGTTSKFGVEFDSLADIIAFGVAPAMILFFYIGFSYGKLGIAISGLYVVFGAIRLARFNVSTGNSEPNVFIGLPIPAAAVFIVSWLMCEMVFAKLYPEYSKEFLFILMICVLLIGLLMVSNIRYPSFKKINFYNISFGKIIVFLMMFLAVLFIYPIYTVVSLITAYVFFGPLRAGYYIFFKKTIK
- the msrP gene encoding protein-methionine-sulfoxide reductase catalytic subunit MsrP; this encodes MEFKFKQANSIDYKSVTPEYLFNERRRFLKLGVGGIVGVLSVDSLLADIARELKYKSMSKDEMLKLNGEVLHLTSEELATSYNNFYEFGYSKSDPKKKGDSLKVSPWEISIEGEIKNPMKIELENLISKVNLVERVYRFRCVEAWSMVVPWIGFELRELIKMVEPTKKAKYIQFTTLYDPEQFPMQGGFFGLNIGRNASFLDFPYKECLRLDEAMHPLTLLAVGMYKKRLLPQNGAPIRLVVPWKYGYKMIKSINKIEFLEEQPISTWEAENPKEYGFYGNVDPEVSHPRWSQSSERVIGQRGRIPTLYLNGYAKDVEHLYAGLDRTKLY
- the secG gene encoding preprotein translocase subunit SecG codes for the protein MGDILLVLQFILAIVITLVVLLQKSANMGFSSYSGSNDGLFGARGPAGFLAKLTFFMGFLFVMNTIALGYIYMQDSKKSITDNIQIPVSVPQNIDNNSSAVSVPQSPKIPDTKEDTNTTK